The genomic interval ATGACCCTGCTTGCTGAGCAATTCATCCATGGGCGTACGGCCTGTCGGCAATGGTGAACTTGATGGGAAAGACTTATTTCACGCCCAGCAGTTCGACGTCGAAGATGAGATCGGCGTCCGGCGGGATCATGCCGCCCGGGGCGCCGCGCTTGCCGTAGGCGAGCTCGCTGGGAATGATCAGGGTGCGCTTGCCGCCCACCTTCATGCCGGCGACGCCCTGCTCCCAGCCCTTGATGACCTGGCCGGCGCCGAGACGGAATTCGAGCGGCGTGCGGCCGGCTTCGAGCGAGGAATCGAATTTGCGGCCGCGGCCATTGCGCGCGACCGGCTTGTGGAGCCAGCCGGTGTAATTCACGCGCACCTCGTTGCCGACGACGGCTTCCTTGCCCTTGCCGACGACGCTGTCGATGATCTCGATCTTCGGACCGGTGACCACCGGTGGCACCGGCTGTGCGGCCTGGGCGGTAGCGGCGGCCTGGGCGGCGGCGGCCGCATTCTCGGTGCCGCCTGCCGCAGCCTGGCCGGCGGCCTGCTGCGAGCTCGCCGCGGCCTGGTCGGCGGCGCTTTGCACGCCCTGCTGGCGCACGGTGGTGGCGGCCTGGCCGGCGCCCGTTGCCGCTTGCGGCGCGTTCGCCGGGGTGACGGTCGTGGAGGCAGGTTGCTGGGCGTGGGCGGCGGTTGCGAGCAACAGGGCCGCGAAAGTAGTGCAGGTGGTGCGACGCATCATGGGAGACTCTTTCGATGACAGGATTTCAATGAATCCTATGATAGCAAGGCCTCCGCCAGATGCACAGGTGGCAAGCGCCGATTATGCGGCGCTCATGCTCTCCGCCGCAACCGCTGCCGTCTCGGTGACAGCCTGCGTTTCAGCCCGGGTTTCAGTCGCCTCTGCCATCTTGCGCAGGATATGGCCGGCCGCGATCATGCCGAAGCTGGCCGTTACCACCATGCTGGAACCGAAACCGGCGCAATTGAGGCCCGTGACGGAGGTGCCAATCTCGCAGGCGTCCTCGGCCTCGGGGTAACGCAGCGGCTCCATCGAGAACACGGCATCGATGTGGTACTTCTGCTTTTCGCCGCGCGAAAAACCGTATTCGGCGCGCAGCAGCTTGCGCACCTTTTTCAGCAGGGGTTCCTGCTCGGTGCGGGCCAGGTCGCGCACCTCGATCCTGGTCGGATCGATCTGGCCGCCGGCGCCGCCGATGGTCACCAGCGGCAGTGCCTGGTCGCGGCACCAGGCGATCAGGGCCGCCTTGGCCTTGACGCTGTCGATGGCGTCGACGACGTAGTCGAAACCTTTACCGCCGATCATGTTCTCGATATTGTCCGGCTCGATGAAATCCTCGACCAGGGTGACCTGACAGTACGGGTTGATCTGGGCGATGCGTTCGCGCAGGGCCTCGATCTTCGGCATGCCGATGGTGGAGCTCAGGGCCTGGATCTGGCGGTTGATGTTCGATTCGGCCACGTTGTCGAGGTCGATCAGGGTCAGGCGGCCGACCGCGCTGCGCGCGAGCGCCTCGACGATCCAGGAGCCGACGCCGCCCACGCCGATGACGCAAACGTGCGCCGTACGGAAGCGTTCCAGTGCACGCTCGCCATAGAGGCGGGCGATGCCGCCGAAGCGGCGTTCGAAGTCGACTGCGTCGTCGGTTGCTGCTGAAAAGAGTGCGGGAGTGATCGTGTCCATGCCGCCATTTTACCGGAGGGCTCTTTCGCAACTGCACTAAAATAGCGCTTAGTCAATCAAAAACCCGTCAAAAAGCTTTCTTCTGTCAAAAATACGCCAATGAACGATTTCCTTCCTGACAGCGCTCCCGGTTTCGACCAGCCGATCGCCGTGCTCAAGCATTGCCACGGGCGCATCCGCAAGCAGTTGACGACGCTCGAACGCCTGCTGTCGCACCTGCCCGAGCACGGTGCCGACGAACAGGCACGCCAGGCGGCAGCTGCCGTGCTGAAGTATTTCGAGAAGGCCGCGCACCTGCACCACGACGACGAGGAGCAAGACCTGATCCCGATGCTGCGCGCCGTCGCCCAGGGCGAGGACGCCGCCACCCTGCAGGCGCTGGCGCCGGTCATCCTGCAGGACCACAAGGACATGGACGCCTTGTGGCAAGACCTGCACGAGCAATTGACGGGCGTGGCCGACGGCAGCGCCAGCACCTTGTCGGCCTCGAGCGTGCAGCGCTTCGCGCAACGCTATACGGCACACATGGAACGCGAGGAAAGCACGATGGCGCCCATGGCGATGCGCCTGTTCTCGCGCGAGCAGATGCGCCAGCTTGGGGACGCGATGCAGCGCCGCCGCGGCATCGAGGCCGGCAAGGGCGAGCCGGCCGCCGCCCCGGCAATTGGCGATGCGGTGGCCGGCCTGCGCAAGGATTACGGCCAGGCCAGCCTGAACGAGGAGGACGTGCTGGACGACCCGATGCTGCAGTTCACGCGCTGGTTCGAACAGGCTTTGCGTGCCCAGGTGAACGAGCCGAACGCCATGAACGTGGCGACGGTCGACGCCGACGGTCGTCCGAGTTCGCGCATCGTACTCGTCAAACAGTTCGATGAACGGGGCTTTACGTGGTACACAAACTACGACAGCCGCAAAGCGCAGGAACTCCGCACCAATCCGTATGCAGCCCTGCTATTCTTTTGGAGCGAACTTGAACGCCAGGTGCGCATCGAAGGCCGGGTCGAAACGACCTCGGCCGAGGAAAGCGACAAGTATTTCCACAGCAGGCCGTTGAAGAGCCGCCTGTCGGCGATCGCCTCCCAGCAGAGCGCGCCCATCGCGAACCGCGCGGCCCTGGAGCAGAACTACGAAGCGGTCGCCGCCACGGCAGGCGACGCACCGCCGCGGCCGGCCAACTGGGGCGGCTTCCGGCTGGTGCCCGAGCGCATCGAATTCTGGCAGGGGCGGCGCTCGCGTTTCCACGACCGCATCGTCTATCTGCGGCAGGAAGACGGCAGCTGGGCACGGCAGCGTTTGCAACCGTAGAGCGTGTGAAAAAATGCTTAGGGCAAGGCGCATCGTCGAAGACAGTACGACGGTACGACGGTACGACGGTACGACGGTACGGCGAGACGATGCAACGCAGCCATGACCATTTTTCACACGCTCGCAGGGTGGGCGGCTCCACCGCGTCGTTCGAACCGGCGCGACGGTAGCGCCTGCTTCGCGTAGCCCGGGCATGTAGCCCGGGTTACGCCACGCGTTCACCGCAGGGTGCGCCGAGCGCTCCCAGCCAGAGGAGGCCATCATGTTCACCGAAATGAAGCTCGGTGCCTGGAGCACCGACCTGCGCAGCAAGCTGTCCCTGCCCCTGCGCGTGGAACTATGGAACGGAGAACGTTTCGACTTCTCTGCCGAGCCGCCGCGCGTCACCATCCGCGTGCCCGGGCCAGCAAGCCTGCGCTACCTGCTCGCCCCCTCTCTCTACAACCTCGGACGCGCCTATGTCGAAGGCGCGCTCGAGATCCGCGGCCGCGCGGCCGACATGATCCGCATCGGCAGCGAACTGGCGGCCAACAACGGCAAGCCGGCGCGCCGCGCCAATCCGCTCTGGCGCCTGTCGCCGCACACGCGCCAGAGGGATGCCGAGGCAATCCGCTACCACTACGATGTCTCGAACGACTTCTATGCCGCCTGGCTCGACCCGAACATGGTGTATTCCTGCGCCTATTTCGAGACCGGCGAGGAAGACCTGGCCACGGCGCAGGTCAGGAAGATCGACCACATCCTGCGCAAGATCGACCTGCGTCCCGGCCAGACCCTGCTCGACATCGGCTGCGGCTGGGGCGCGCTGGCGATCCGCGCGGCGCAGGCTTTCGGCGCACGCTGCGTCGGCATCACCCTGTCGGAAAACCAGGCGCAGCTGGCGCGCGAGCGCGTCGCCCGGGCCGGCCTGGAGGGACGCGTCGAGATCCGCCTGCAGGACTACCGCGACATCGACGGCCAGTTCGACCGCATCACCAGCGTCGGCATGTTCGAGCACGTGGGCGTGCAGCACCTGGGGGCGTACTTCGGCAAGGTCTGCGCGCTGCTGGCGCCGAACGGCGTGGCGATGAACCACGGGATCACCTCGACCGACGTGGCCGGCCGCGCCTCGCCCTACGGCGGCGGCGACTTCATCGGCCAGTACGTGTTCCCGCACGGCGAGCTGGCGCACCTGTCGACGGTGGTCGAGGCCATGCAGCAGGGCGGCCTGGAAGTGCGCGACGTGGAAAACCTGCGCCGCCATTACGCGCGTACCTGCGCCGCCTGGACCGAAAACTTCGAGAGCCACGCCGACGAAATCGCGCGGCTGACGGACGCGAAACGCTTTCGCATCTGGCACGTCTACCTCGCCGGCTGCGCCCACGCCTTCAGCCACGACTGGATCAGCCTGTACCAGATCGTGTGCGGCAAGGCGGGGCAGGAACCGGGGCTGATGCCGTGGTCGCGCAGGTATATGTATCCGTGATGGGGGATGCTCGTTCGCTGTAAGTGCGTCCGTGGGCACACCGTAGGGTGGACGGCTCCACCCGGCAGCCGGAATCGACGCGGCGATTGCGCCTGCTGCGCGTGATGCGCGTGATGCGGGCATTTGGCCCGCATCACGCCACGCGTTCAAGCGCGCGCCGAACGGTCACGACGTATCAAGCGACCGTTGAACGCGTGGACGGCAGCACCGCTACGACCCATTGGCTTCGCGGGCTTGGCCGTCCACCCTACTGCTTCATCCAGTGCTGGAAGGTCTTCCTGAACTTCGCCACCTTCGGCGCAACGACGAAAGCGCAATAGCCCTGCATCGGATGCTGGGCATAGTAGTTCTGGTGATATTCCTCGGCCTTGTACCAGGTTTCACTGGGCATCAATTGGGTAACGATCGGCGCGTCCCAGACGCCCGCCATCTCCGCCATCACCTGGCGCGCGGTCGTTTCCTGCTCCGCGTTCTCGAAGAAAATGACCGAGCGGTATTGCGGGCCGACGTCGTTGCCCTGGCGGTCGGGCGTGGTCGGGTCGTGGATCGTGAAGAAGATCTGCAGGATGTCGCGGTAGCTGATGACGGCGGGATCGAATTCCAGCCGCACCACTTCCGCGTGGCCCGTGGCCGCGCCGCACACCTGCTCGTAGGTCGGGTTGACGACATGGCCGCCCATATAGCCCGACTCGACCTTCGTGACGCCGCGCACTTCGAGGTACACGGCTTCGACGCACCAGAAGCATCCGCCTCCGAGAATCGCTACTTCGGTCGTTTGCTCGTTCATTGCCTACCCCGGTACTGTTTATTGGATGAAAGCGCCTAACAAAACCTTCATAGCTGCGTTGCAGCTCCTTGTCGTACAAAAGGTACTGCCTTCGTCGCCGCGTCGGGCGGCCGCATCCCTTGCTCTGAAGCTTTTGTTAGACGCTCTTATGCTAACGCAAAGCGCACCTTTGTGCAGACGCAACACGGCCTCCCAAACGCGGCCAAGAGCCTATCCCGGTAGTCCGGGGAAAGCTGGTGGCGATGCATGGCAAGCGCGGGCAAGGCGCGAGGAGGCCGCATGGCTGGCCATGCAACGACGAGCAACGCAGCACGCGTTTGTCAGGCGCGCCAGCAGCGACTCCGGACTACCGGGATAGGCTCTCAACGCCTGCGGTGGCATAATGGACGCGCAACTTCCGAAGGATTCGATGAACACACGCTCTCCCCGTGCCACCGCGCGCGGTTTCGATTCGGCGCATTTCCGCCAGGCGCTGTCGCAGTTCGCGACCGGCGTCACCGTCATCACGACGCGGCTACCCGACGGCAGCTTCCGCGGGCTGACCGCCAGTTCCTTCAATTCCGTCTCGCTCGATCCACCCCTGGTGCTGTGGAGCCTCGGCGCCGGCGCCAACAGCCTGCCCATTTTCAGCGGCAATTCGCATTACGTCATCAACGTGCTCGCAGCAAGCCAGCAGGACCTGGCCATGCGCTTTTCGCGCCGCACCGACAATCCCTTCGACGGCGTCGAGTATGCGCTCTCGCGCACTGGCCTGCCGATCCTGAAAGGCGCCGCCGCCTGGTTCGAATGCCATAACCGCAGCCGCTACCCCGAAGGCGACCACGTGATCTTCGTCGGCGAAGTCGAGGAATGCGAAGTGCATCCCCAGCCTGGCCTGCTGTTCCATGGCGGGCGTTTCGGCAGCACCGGCCCGGCCTGACTGATTTCTTTCACGGTTCCCGTCTCCGGCTCGTCCTCCCGCGTCACCCGGGCCTCCGCGTCACCCGGCCTCCGCGTCGCCCGGCCTCTGCGTCGCCCGGCCTCCGCGTCGCCCGGACAAAAATGAAAATGGCTGTCGCAGATTGAAAAGATGGGCCGGCATGTCCTTCCTATAATGATCCGGCTCGGCGCGGCCGCAAGGTGCGCGCTTTCCAGACGACAGAACAACCGACAGAGACAGGACCGCTCCATGAACGCTTCCGATTCGCCACGCAAGACCTCGGCCGTGCCCTTCCACTGGGACGATCCGTTGCTGCTCAACAGCCAGCTGACTGACGAAGAGCGCATGGTGCGCGATGCCGCCGCTGCCTACTGCCAGGACAAGCTGCAGCCGCGCATCCTCGAGGCCTTCCGCCACGAGCGCATGGACACCTCGATCTTCCGCGAGATGGGCGAACTGGGCCTGCTCGGCCCGACCATTCCCGAGCAATACGGCGGCCCTGGCCTGAACTATGTCGCCTACGGTCTGATCGCGCGCGAAGTCGAACGCGTCGACTCCGGCTACCGCTCGATGATGAGCGTGCAGTCCTCGCTGGTGATGGTGCCGATTTACGAGTTCGGCAACGAAGCAACCAGGCAAAAATACCTGCCGAAGCTGGCGACCGGCGAATGGATCGGCTGCTTCGGCCTGACCGAGCCGAACCACGGCTCCGACCCGGGCTCGATGGTCACCCGTGCACGCAAGGTCGACGGCGGCTATGCGCTGACCGGTTCGAAGATGTGGATCACCAATTCGCCGGTGGCCGACGTGTTCGTGGTCTGGGCCAAGGACGACGAAGGCGCGATCCGCGGCTTCGTGCTGGACAAAGGGATGGAAGGCCTGTCGGCACCGGCGATCCACGGCAAGTTCGGCCTGCGCGCCTCCGTCACCGGCGAAATCGTGATGGACAACGTGTTCTGCCCGGAAGAAAACGCCTTCCCGGACGTGCGCGGCCTGAAGGGTCCGTTCACCTGCCTGAACTCGGCACGCTACGGCATCGCCTGGGGTGCGCTGGGCGCGGCCGAAGCCTGCTGGCAGACCGCTCGCCAGTACACGATGGACCGCAAGCAGTTCGGCAAGCCGCTCGCCGCCAACCAGCTGGTGCAGAAGAAGCTGGCCGACATGCAGACCGAAATCACGCTCGGCCTGCAGGGCTGCCTGCGCCTGGGCCGCATGAAGGACGAAGGCACCGCAGCCGTCGAGATCACCTCGATGATGAAGCGTAACTCCTGCGGCAAGGCGCTGGACGTCGCCCGCACGGCGCGCGACATGCTCGGCGGTAATGGTATTTCGGACGAGTTCGGCATCATCCGCCACATGGTCAACCTCGAGGTGGTCAACACCTACGAAGGCACGCACGACATCCACGCCCTGATCCTCGGCCGCGCCCAGACCGGCATCGCCGCGTTCTGATTTTCCAGGGCAAGTCCCCACGGCAAGCCTGGCCTCCAGGCTGAATCTGCCCGTCTGCAACACTCCCCGTCCTGCCAGCCCATCCAGCTGGCAGGCGTCATGCCTGTCCCGTACCACTCCGCCAACAACGTAAAAAATTGACGCACGGTTAACGAACTGTCGTAACTTTCGCGTTACCATGTGTGCGAGATCAATCGTTTCGCTGCAGATGTCCCACCTACGTCAAGCGTGCGGAAGATGCCAACTTCGGTACAGTCAGTGTCGACAAACTCGCGCTCCCATGACGCCTCGGCGTTGTCGCTCGATCTATTGTTGCGCAATCTGCCAGGGGCCGTGTACCGCTGCCTGAACGACAGCCACTGGACCATGGAATTCCTCAGTGCCGGGGTCGAGAAGCTGACCGGGTATCCGGCCGCGGCCTTCTTCGGCGAGCATCCCATCGCGTATGCCAGCCTGATCCATCCCGACGACCGTGCCCAGGTCCTCACCGACACCAACCAGGCGGTCCGCGAAGGCCGTCCCTTCCAGCTGAGCTACCGCATCATCACCGCTTCCGGCAAGCTGCGCTGGGCCTGGGAACAGGGTTCCGCCGTGGTCGACCAGGATGGCAATGTTTCGCTCGAGGGGTTCATCGCCGACATCAGCGCGCTGCGCCGCGCCGACTTGCTGGCCAGGGAGCAGGCTTCGCTGCTGGACAAGGCACACGATGCCATCTTCGTGATGGACATGCATGCGCGCATCACCTACTGGAACAAGGGGGCCGAGCGCCTCTATGGCTGGGAAGAGCGGCAGGTCCTGGGCCAGCGCATGTCGGACCTGCTGTGCGACAACCATGCCGCCTTCAGCGAGGCCTTGCGCACGGCCATCGAGGAAGGCGAGTGGGCTGGCGAACTGCAGCAGCACCGGCGCGACGGCACGACCATCCATGCCGACTCGCGCTGGACCGTGGTGGCGGGCGATCCGGACACCGGCGTACAGCAGAAGATCCTGGTCATCAGCACCGACATCAGCGAGCGCAAGATCAACGAGGAGCGCATCCATAAACTGGCCTACTTCGACGCGCTGACCGAACTGCCGAACCGCGCCAGCCTGCTCGATCACCTGCGCCGCGCCCTGCTCGGCAGCGCGCGCTCGCGCAAGTTCGGGGCGCTGATGTTCCTCGACCTCGACAACTTCAAGATCCTCAACGACACCCACGGCCACGCTGCCGGCGACATGCTGCTGCAGGCGGTGGCGCGCCGGCTCGAGCACAGCGTGCGCGAAGCGGACATGGTGGCGCGCCTGGGCGGCGACGAATTCGTGATCCTGGTCCAGCCCGAGGAAGAGATGCTCGAAGCGGCGGCGCACCAGGCCGAGACCGTGGCGGCGAAAGTGGTGGCGGCCATGAACGCGCCCTTCCAGCTGGCCGACTTCATGTATGCGGTCTCGACGAGCGTCGGCGTGACGATGATCAGCGGCGCCACCGACACGGTCGAATCGGCCCTGAAACAGGCCGATACCGCGATGTACCAGGCCAAGGCGGCCGGGCGCAATACCTTCCGCTTCTTCGACCCGGACATGCAGGCCAAGTGGACCGCCCGCTCCGAGCTCGAAACGGGGCTGCGTCGGGCACTGCGCAACCACGAGTTCATCCTCTACTACCAGCCCCAGCTCGACGGCGACAGCCGCGTCATCGGCGCCGAGGCCCTGCTGCGCTGGCGCCAGCCGAACGGCGAACTCCTGTATCCGACCGACTTCATCAAGGCGGCCGAAGAGACCAGCCTGATCGTCGACATCGGGCGCTGGGTGCTCGGCACGGCCTGCGCCGAGCTGGCTTCCTGGCAGGGCAATCCGGTCACGCGCCACCTGTCGCTGTCGGTCAATGTCAGCGCGCGTCAGTTCGTCGAGCCCGATTTCGTCCCCATGACCCAGGAAATCCTGGCCGCCACCGGGGTCGACCCGCATTACCTGAAGTTCGAGCTGACCGAGACGCTGGTGGTCACCGATTTCGCCCATACGGTCGAAACCATGGAAACCCTGCGCCGCCTCGGCATCACCTTCTCGCTCGACGACTTCGGCACCGGCTATTCGTCGCTGGCCTACCTGCGCAAGCTGCCGCTGGACCAGCTGAAAATCGATTACTCCTTCATGCGCGACGTCCTCACCGACCGCAACGACGCCTCGATCGTGCGCTCGATCATCGCCTTGGGGGACAGCCTCGGCCTGCAGGTCATCGCCGAGGGCGTGGAGACGGCGGGCCAGCGCGACTTCCTGTCCGAGGCGGGCTGCTTCGTCTACCAGGGCTACCTGTACGAGCCGGCCCTGAGCGGCGAGCGTTTTACCGAGTACGCGGCGAGCCTGCATTAGACAGCTTCATTACCCGCAATCTGTCGTGTCTCTCGCAGGGCGGGCTCCCCACGCGTGCTTGCCGGTAGTGGGGCTGTTGCCTGTACCGTTCGCGGTATCTTGCGTCCGCGTGGGCGGAGCCCATCCTGCGGGAGAAGCCGCGGACTGCGGACGAAAAAAAGCCGGCAGGGCTTGCACCGTGCCGGCTCCATCGACGCTGAACGTCGTCTTAGAACTTGTAGCCCACCGCCAGCACGACCGCCACCGGATCGAGCTTCATGTGCTGGTTCTGGCCGGTCGAGAAGTGCACGTCGGTGCGCAGGCGGCTCTTGTTGACCGTCACGTCGGCGAACCATTTATCGGTCAGGTTCATCGCCACGCCCACTTGCGCGGTGTAGGTGAACTTGTTGTCGATCTCGAAGGTCGTCGGCGTGCTGCTGCCCGGGTTGGTGAGCGCAGTCAGCTTGCCCGAACCGCGTTCCTTCATGAAGTAGGCATAGGTCGCGCCCAGGCCGACATAGGGACGGAAGGTGGCGCTCGGTGCGAAGAAGCGGTACTGCGCGAACAGCGTCGGCGGCAGCGCCTCGACGGTGCCCAGTTCGCCGGTGCCGGCGATCGCGCCTGCGCCCATGATCTTGTGCTTGTACGGCGTACCCAGCGCGCCTTCGAGCGAGATATTGTCGGTCAGGCCGTAGGCGATGATCAGCACCGGCTGGATGTCGCTCTCGACGTCGGCCTTGGTACCCGGCAGGGCCGGTGCCGAGATGTCGCCGCTGTCGACTTTCGGGCTCAGCTGGTTGAAACCGAACTTGGCGGTCCACTGGCCGGCGGACTGGGCCGAGGCGGTCGAGGCGCATGCCAGCGCGGCAGCCACCACCAGCGCTTTCATGGCGCTATTGAAACGTACTTTCATCATTTCTCCTGATTCTTATTGGCGCAAGGACCCGGCGGGCGCGCACGGCAAGTGCGTCATCGGCCCGCGCGGGCAAGCTTTATCGTTTTTACAGCCAGCCCTTCTTGGCCATGTCGGCCAGCACGTAGCGGGCAACCAGCCAGTACTCGTATGGCGTCGGGTGGATGTCGTCGGCGAACATGTAGTGGCTCACGTCAGGACCGGTTGCGTCCTTGATGGTGCAGGTCAGCGACGACTCGGTGGCGCAAGCCTTGGTGGTCGTGTTGGTCAGGCCATACGGGGCCGGGTTGGTCACCTGGTCCTTGCTCACCGCGTACAGGTCGACATACATCACGCGCGCGTCGGTACCCAGGCCGGCTTTCAGCTGGGCATTGAAGGTGTTGACCATGGTGTCGATCAGCGGCTGCAGCGCCGGCTGTGCGCGTCCCGACGGGGTGTTGGCGACGTCCGGCAGGTTGTTGACGATGACGTAGTTGGCACCCTTGGCCAGCAGCTGGGTCTTGACGATGCCGGCCAGTTCGGCGCCGGCCTTGCCCAGTTCGCCCACCAGGGTCGCAGCGTTGGCAGCGGCGTATTCGCCCGCGGCCTTGGTGCCGGCAGCGGTTGCATCCGTGCCGGCCTTGGTGGCCGCGGCAACGGCGGCAGCCTGGGTCGCGCCTTGCGACATCGCCACACCCACGGCCGCGTTGACGATCGCGCTCTGGCCGTTGGCGGCGTTGGCGGCGACCGCTTGCTGGATGAGCGGCGCGGCGGTGGCCGGGTTCAAGGTGGTTGCTGCCAGGCCGCTGATGAGCAGGCCAGGGAAGGCCTGCTCGCCTGCACGCTTGCCGGCGGCGCTGACGGCGCCCAGTTGCATCAGCACGTCGTTACCGCCAGCCATGATGGTGACGATTTCGGTGCCGCTGAACTTGCCGCCGGTCTTGGCCAGGTGGTTCGCGACCTGGGTCACGACCGGCACGGTCATTTCGCCCAGTTCCGGCTTGACGGCCGGGTTGCCCGGACCGATCGGATTGGTGACGCGGGCACCGCCCTGTGCATAGTTGAAGCAGCTCGGGTTGTTGGTCACCGGGACGTTGGTGCCGGCCGTATTGCCCAGCAGGCCAGTC from Massilia sp. Se16.2.3 carries:
- a CDS encoding SGNH/GDSL hydrolase family protein, which translates into the protein MRQKNFALALLTAAALAACGGTGSSGGDQTHKVAFSQQVTFGDSLSDVGTYNVGAIKAAGGGKFTINGNSTATNSVLTGLNWTEVLAAELKLPAPCAAQTGLLGNTAGTNVPVTNNPSCFNYAQGGARVTNPIGPGNPAVKPELGEMTVPVVTQVANHLAKTGGKFSGTEIVTIMAGGNDVLMQLGAVSAAGKRAGEQAFPGLLISGLAATTLNPATAAPLIQQAVAANAANGQSAIVNAAVGVAMSQGATQAAAVAAATKAGTDATAAGTKAAGEYAAANAATLVGELGKAGAELAGIVKTQLLAKGANYVIVNNLPDVANTPSGRAQPALQPLIDTMVNTFNAQLKAGLGTDARVMYVDLYAVSKDQVTNPAPYGLTNTTTKACATESSLTCTIKDATGPDVSHYMFADDIHPTPYEYWLVARYVLADMAKKGWL